A single window of Meiothermus sp. DNA harbors:
- the trpS gene encoding tryptophan--tRNA ligase yields MKRVFSGFQPTGDLHIGNYLGAMVNYIALGEKLGQDAIYCIVDYHAPTNPAAYDKDLLAQRTFEAALVNMAAGLDPNKVILFVQSHVPEHTELAWIFTTQTPYGDLTRMTQFKDKAAKLESVPAGLLMYPVLMAADILIYKADTVPVGDDQTQHLELTREIARRWNLEYGETFPEPNIYLNPNAPRVPGIDGKAKMSKSVGNTIGLLEDEESIWAKIRTMPDDPARIRLSDPGDPERSVVFKFLQYFAPPELVQVLKEEYRRRGIGTLLVKQLLMQEMMKTLRPIRERAEALRANPERVLDALEDGAAKARRIAQATMEEVREKFGLLRARGQRSGLREQVKVASK; encoded by the coding sequence GTGAAGCGCGTTTTCTCCGGCTTTCAGCCCACCGGCGACCTGCACATCGGCAACTACCTGGGCGCGATGGTCAACTACATCGCCCTGGGTGAGAAGCTTGGCCAGGACGCCATCTACTGCATTGTGGACTACCACGCCCCTACCAACCCGGCGGCCTACGACAAAGACCTGCTGGCCCAGCGCACCTTTGAGGCAGCCCTGGTGAACATGGCGGCGGGCTTAGACCCCAACAAGGTAATCCTCTTCGTGCAGTCGCACGTGCCCGAGCACACCGAGCTGGCCTGGATTTTCACCACCCAAACCCCCTACGGCGACCTGACCCGCATGACCCAGTTCAAGGACAAGGCTGCCAAGCTCGAGTCGGTTCCGGCGGGGCTGCTCATGTATCCGGTGTTGATGGCCGCCGACATTCTGATCTACAAAGCCGATACCGTGCCCGTCGGCGACGACCAGACCCAGCACTTAGAGCTTACCCGCGAAATCGCCCGCCGCTGGAACCTGGAGTACGGCGAAACCTTCCCCGAACCCAACATTTACCTGAACCCCAACGCTCCCCGCGTACCCGGTATTGATGGCAAGGCCAAAATGTCCAAGAGTGTGGGCAACACCATCGGGCTTCTGGAGGATGAGGAGAGCATCTGGGCCAAGATTCGCACCATGCCCGACGACCCCGCACGCATCCGTCTCTCCGACCCCGGTGACCCCGAGCGCAGCGTGGTCTTCAAGTTTTTGCAGTACTTCGCTCCGCCCGAGCTGGTGCAGGTGCTCAAGGAGGAGTACCGCCGCCGTGGCATCGGCACCCTGTTGGTCAAGCAGCTTCTGATGCAGGAGATGATGAAAACCCTGCGGCCCATCCGCGAGCGGGCCGAGGCGCTTCGGGCAAACCCCGAGCGGGTGCTGGATGCCCTCGAGGACGGGGCCGCCAAGGCCCGTCGCATCGCCCAGGCCACCATGGAAGAGGTGCGGGAAAAGTTTGGCTTGCTCAGAGCCAGAGGCCAGAGGTCAGGGCTCCGGGAACAGGTGAAGGTCGCCTCCAAATAA
- a CDS encoding chromosome segregation protein ScpA has product MITLTFDRFSGTPKELSEQVHKGKIAAKDLPVLTLTEQALAQVQALGLSERSELLPLLAELVLFKLRAFAKRPQVMPAEDEEEAPEGGPAFLETLIALEEAIAFLEQRSRERARVLPVPPSPLPKDRRLRPMPLQMLVRAVEPYARRAELHLEPETFGLREAWERIKGFLWGMGRALFGHLPFRTWGEQTVAFAALLEAKKQGEVELLQEQNFGALEVELKSGS; this is encoded by the coding sequence ATGATCACCCTCACCTTCGACCGGTTCAGTGGAACGCCCAAAGAGCTTTCCGAGCAGGTACACAAAGGCAAAATTGCCGCCAAAGACCTGCCCGTACTCACCCTGACCGAGCAAGCCCTGGCTCAGGTGCAGGCGTTGGGGCTTTCCGAACGGAGCGAGCTCTTGCCCCTCCTGGCCGAGCTGGTGCTCTTCAAGCTGCGGGCTTTTGCCAAGCGGCCCCAGGTCATGCCGGCCGAAGACGAGGAGGAGGCCCCCGAGGGTGGCCCGGCCTTCCTCGAGACCCTGATCGCCCTGGAAGAAGCCATTGCCTTCCTCGAGCAACGCTCGCGCGAACGGGCCCGGGTGCTGCCGGTACCCCCCTCTCCCCTACCCAAAGACCGCCGCCTGCGGCCCATGCCGCTACAAATGCTGGTTCGGGCCGTCGAACCTTATGCCCGCCGGGCCGAGCTGCACCTGGAGCCCGAGACCTTCGGCCTGCGCGAAGCCTGGGAGCGCATCAAGGGCTTTTTGTGGGGGATGGGCCGGGCTTTGTTCGGCCACCTGCCTTTTCGCACCTGGGGTGAGCAAACAGTGGCTTTTGCCGCCTTGCTGGAGGCTAAAAAGCAAGGTGAGGTGGAGCTATTGCAAGAACAAAACTTCGGGGCGCTCGAGGTTGAGCTCAAAAGCGGTTCATGA
- a CDS encoding single-stranded DNA-binding protein, which produces MSTNLVLISGALSKHELRYTPKGTPVLEVALVGKRTVGGNALFFRADLTFYGKLAEHWAEQLVEGQAYQAMGRLAYESWEADGVKNSRLRLVGEELFKLENADVRQEEKGPVLFGAENRVIVSGGLTADPEIRQTSQKTPVARAGLGFSSWEAGQAKNHYLELEAWRELAVSFAGLKKGSQVLLEGSLKTEVWEDKETKTKRYKRVLEVQRVTSLARIRTLEQSPREPAPKSGKAKAKSKAA; this is translated from the coding sequence ATGTCCACCAATCTAGTCCTCATCAGCGGCGCCCTCAGCAAGCACGAACTTCGTTACACCCCCAAAGGCACCCCGGTGCTCGAGGTCGCCCTCGTGGGTAAGCGCACCGTCGGCGGGAATGCCCTCTTCTTCCGCGCCGACCTCACCTTCTACGGCAAGCTGGCCGAGCATTGGGCCGAACAACTGGTAGAGGGGCAAGCCTATCAGGCCATGGGCCGCCTGGCTTACGAGTCCTGGGAAGCGGATGGAGTAAAAAACTCGCGTCTGCGCCTGGTGGGCGAAGAACTCTTCAAGCTGGAAAACGCCGATGTGCGCCAGGAAGAAAAAGGCCCGGTGCTCTTTGGGGCCGAAAACCGCGTGATTGTATCGGGGGGCCTAACCGCCGACCCCGAAATTCGCCAGACCTCGCAGAAAACCCCGGTGGCCAGGGCCGGTCTGGGCTTCTCGAGCTGGGAGGCGGGGCAAGCTAAGAACCACTACCTCGAGCTCGAGGCCTGGCGCGAGCTGGCAGTGTCGTTTGCCGGCCTGAAAAAGGGTTCACAGGTACTTTTGGAGGGCTCGCTCAAAACCGAAGTCTGGGAAGACAAAGAGACCAAAACCAAACGCTACAAGCGCGTTTTGGAAGTCCAGCGGGTGACCTCCCTGGCCCGCATCCGTACCCTCGAGCAAAGCCCTCGAGAGCCCGCTCCTAAAAGCGGCAAAGCAAAAGCCAAGTCCAAAGCAGCCTAG
- a CDS encoding GGDEF domain-containing protein: MPQPIPEDLDPTTPLRAKAYFFILPIVAWAALFAWAQLDIANEGTFYEKYSLPIMAFWLGLCWIGLLLPKWVHFHTVERGVFWSAALLMILNIYYNLRALKSEGLWNSSLWIAVVFVLAYFVFAPRRAWLVSLGVFSGFVGAGLLALLPQALQGLPIDQNAVVQLYVSQLSYLVLFRLLVLSKEHSLRVRLEAAQLYALAHTDPLTQIANRRSIMEALHRALEQNQQTGQPLSLVLLDLDRFKQINDQYGHEAGDRVLVHTAQVLRQNLRQSDVLGRWGGEEFVLVLPNTTLQEAQQLCQRLQQQLAANPLDNLRPVSASFGVATAVPGDTPDHLISRADTAMYLSKQAGGNRVEVA, from the coding sequence ATGCCGCAGCCGATTCCAGAAGATCTAGACCCCACGACCCCCCTACGGGCCAAGGCCTACTTTTTTATTCTGCCTATAGTGGCCTGGGCAGCGCTTTTTGCCTGGGCACAGCTCGACATTGCCAACGAAGGAACCTTCTACGAGAAGTATTCCTTGCCCATCATGGCCTTTTGGTTGGGGCTGTGCTGGATCGGGTTATTGCTTCCCAAATGGGTTCATTTTCACACCGTCGAGCGGGGCGTCTTCTGGAGCGCTGCGCTGCTGATGATACTCAATATCTACTACAACCTGCGGGCCCTCAAGAGCGAGGGGTTGTGGAATTCCTCGCTGTGGATAGCGGTGGTGTTTGTGCTGGCCTACTTTGTGTTTGCGCCGCGGCGGGCCTGGCTGGTTTCGCTGGGGGTTTTTTCGGGGTTTGTGGGAGCAGGTCTACTGGCCCTGCTGCCCCAGGCCCTGCAGGGATTGCCCATCGACCAAAACGCGGTGGTGCAGCTTTATGTCTCGCAGCTTAGCTACCTGGTGCTGTTCCGGCTCTTGGTACTCTCCAAAGAGCACTCCCTGAGGGTGCGCCTCGAGGCCGCGCAGTTATACGCGCTGGCCCATACCGACCCCCTAACCCAGATCGCCAACCGCCGCTCGATTATGGAGGCTTTGCACCGGGCCCTCGAGCAAAACCAACAAACCGGACAGCCCCTTTCGCTGGTGCTGCTAGATCTGGATCGCTTCAAGCAAATCAACGACCAGTACGGGCACGAGGCGGGCGACCGGGTGCTGGTGCACACCGCTCAGGTCTTGCGGCAAAACCTGCGCCAGAGCGACGTGCTGGGGCGGTGGGGCGGGGAGGAGTTTGTGCTGGTGCTACCCAACACCACTTTGCAGGAAGCCCAGCAGTTGTGCCAGCGGCTACAACAACAATTGGCCGCAAACCCGCTGGATAACCTGCGGCCCGTATCGGCCAGCTTCGGCGTGGCCACGGCTGTTCCGGGTGATACCCCCGACCATCTGATTTCGCGGGCCGATACCGCCATGTACCTTTCCAAGCAGGCTGGGGGCAACCGGGTAGAGGTGGCCTAG
- a CDS encoding 4Fe-4S dicluster domain-containing protein, with translation MPENPSTQSTLDGLENRRAFLGKFASTVFAGMVMGGAAVRAEEVKKPLQLPTKTPDGPIQAELEYEDVLIRMQRELEAALQKGSTPKWVMVIDTRKCVGCHACTIACAVENKLPPGVVYRPVIEEQVGEYPNVSWRFTPRPCMQCDKPPCVPVCPVGATWKSEDGIVDIDYNACIGCRYCLTACPYQARTSDFGDHWTDGTPGAGQMPYEELPSFEYGREWKRENHQSPVGNARKCHFCRHRLQHGLLPQCVTSCIGRATFFGDANDPNSLVSQLIHKPNATRLKEELGTEPRVYYLV, from the coding sequence ATGCCAGAAAACCCTTCCACCCAAAGCACCCTCGATGGGCTGGAAAACCGCCGGGCCTTCCTGGGAAAGTTTGCCAGCACGGTGTTTGCCGGGATGGTGATGGGCGGGGCAGCGGTTCGGGCCGAGGAGGTCAAAAAGCCGCTGCAACTGCCCACCAAAACCCCCGACGGCCCCATTCAGGCTGAACTCGAGTACGAGGACGTGCTGATACGGATGCAGCGCGAGCTCGAGGCTGCTTTACAAAAAGGCAGTACGCCCAAATGGGTGATGGTAATTGACACCCGCAAGTGCGTGGGCTGCCACGCTTGCACCATCGCCTGCGCGGTGGAGAACAAGCTGCCGCCGGGCGTGGTTTACCGTCCGGTAATTGAGGAGCAGGTGGGCGAGTACCCCAACGTTTCCTGGCGCTTCACCCCCCGCCCCTGCATGCAGTGCGATAAGCCCCCCTGTGTACCGGTCTGTCCGGTAGGGGCCACCTGGAAGAGCGAAGACGGCATCGTGGATATCGACTACAACGCCTGCATCGGTTGTCGCTACTGCCTCACGGCCTGTCCCTACCAGGCCCGCACCTCCGACTTTGGCGACCACTGGACCGATGGCACCCCCGGGGCAGGCCAGATGCCCTACGAAGAGTTACCCAGTTTCGAATACGGTCGGGAGTGGAAGCGCGAAAACCACCAAAGCCCGGTGGGCAACGCCCGCAAGTGTCACTTCTGCCGTCACCGGCTCCAGCACGGCCTGCTGCCGCAGTGTGTGACAAGCTGCATCGGGCGGGCCACCTTTTTTGGCGACGCCAACGACCCCAATTCGCTGGTTTCCCAGCTTATCCACAAGCCCAACGCCACCCGCCTCAAAGAGGAGCTCGGCACCGAGCCCCGGGTCTACTACCTGGTCTAG
- the nrfD gene encoding NrfD/PsrC family molybdoenzyme membrane anchor subunit: protein MSRTVGWILFAILALVGLVGVFLRFTSSRDLAAYGSYIPWGLWVATYIFFAGLSAGAYAVAVLGQVFGVERLKPLSPLALAIALACLGAALVTVWFDLGHMERVFNVFLRPNFTSMMAWMVWLYTAYAITVLLALYGLWRGHPALTRGALMVGTPLVIFYPGAAGALFGTVVAQSLWHSPVFPILFLFGGVLSGVALVTFAAAFFSRKDTEYPERVWLLGRITLGLLVLYLLLEWAEYSIPMWYQVGHEFEALMGVLFGPFWFVFWIFHLLLGMVIPIALLVFSPRNPLAVGTAGLLAASMFLAVRLNLVIPSQVQPQLEGLVNAYRDRRLSYSYLPTLFEWSVVAFSVALAIAIAYAVIWFLNREKKLEVNP, encoded by the coding sequence ATGAGCCGCACAGTTGGTTGGATCTTGTTTGCAATCCTGGCCTTGGTGGGGCTGGTGGGGGTATTCCTCCGCTTCACCAGCAGCCGCGACCTGGCCGCCTACGGCAGCTACATCCCCTGGGGTCTGTGGGTGGCTACCTACATCTTTTTTGCCGGTCTTTCGGCAGGGGCCTATGCGGTGGCGGTGTTGGGCCAGGTGTTCGGGGTGGAACGGCTCAAACCCCTATCCCCCCTGGCCCTAGCCATCGCCCTAGCCTGTCTGGGAGCCGCTTTGGTCACGGTCTGGTTCGACTTAGGACACATGGAGCGGGTTTTTAACGTCTTCTTGCGGCCCAACTTCACCTCCATGATGGCCTGGATGGTCTGGCTCTATACCGCTTATGCCATTACGGTTCTGCTGGCTCTGTACGGCCTTTGGCGCGGCCACCCGGCGCTCACCCGCGGCGCCCTGATGGTGGGCACCCCGCTGGTCATCTTCTACCCCGGGGCCGCCGGGGCGCTGTTTGGCACGGTGGTGGCCCAAAGCCTGTGGCACAGCCCGGTATTCCCCATCTTGTTCTTGTTCGGGGGGGTGCTCTCGGGGGTAGCCCTGGTTACCTTTGCCGCCGCATTCTTTAGCCGCAAGGACACCGAATACCCCGAACGGGTCTGGCTGCTGGGGCGCATCACCCTGGGCTTGCTGGTGCTGTACTTGCTGCTGGAGTGGGCCGAGTACTCGATTCCCATGTGGTACCAGGTAGGGCACGAGTTCGAAGCCCTGATGGGGGTGCTCTTCGGGCCCTTCTGGTTCGTGTTCTGGATCTTCCATCTGCTGCTGGGCATGGTGATTCCCATCGCGCTGCTGGTGTTTTCGCCGCGCAATCCACTGGCGGTGGGAACCGCAGGCCTGCTGGCGGCCTCGATGTTCCTGGCGGTGCGCCTGAATCTGGTGATTCCCAGCCAGGTGCAGCCTCAGCTCGAGGGTCTAGTCAACGCCTACCGCGACCGTCGCCTGAGCTATAGCTACCTTCCTACCCTCTTCGAGTGGTCGGTGGTGGCTTTCTCGGTGGCGCTGGCCATCGCCATTGCCTATGCGGTGATTTGGTTCTTGAACCGTGAAAAGAAGCTCGAGGTGAACCCATGA
- a CDS encoding molybdopterin-dependent oxidoreductase, with translation MKSIQRRDLLKLGVLGGGAALLGKQAAQTLQATAANVPFSYPLQEAENILYSVCLQCNTGCPIKVKLYEGVAAKIDGNPITPWTLYPHLPYKTGLQEMARVDGALCPKGQAGIQSVYDPYRIRKVLKRAGPRGSGKWVEIPFEQAIQEIVEGGPTFASIGDTRNYPGLKDYWALRDPKVMKAMSKAVDAIWAEKDKAKKKALVEQFKVEFKDYLDTLIDPDHPDLGPKNNQVVFNWGRLKGGRSDFFKWFFEQSFGTVNLHGHTTVCQGSLYFTGKAMSEQLDFDDKKGKYDWTGGKKFYWQGDLSGAEFAIFVGSNVYEGGYGPPLRVNRITQAVAEGKLKFVVIDPRAQKAVAHAARWIAPKPGTDAAIALGMIRWILEQGRYDAKYLSAANKAAAMAAGEPTWSNATWLVKLDEKGFPAKLLRASDLGLPPLRKTIKDVTTDFDPPIALVKGVPTRVDPQSEETPVVGDLFVNTTLNGIRVKSALQLIREEANKESLEGWAQIAGIQPEDIAWLAYEFTNHGKRAAIDIHRGVSQHTNGFYNVLAWYTLGALIGSHDWQGGLVQNSTYDALGEKAEGPFFLKELHPKKLAPFGISIIRHGVKYENTTLFEGYPAKRPWYYNASDVYQEVLPSAAQGYPYPIKILFHYMGSPAYALPAGHTQIEAMLDPDKIGLIVASDIVVGDTYAFADYIFPDLSYLERWEFHGSHPNVIWKTQPLRQPTIAPIPETVRVFGEEMPLSMEALLLGLAEKLGLPGFGEQGFANGMPFKRPEDFYLKMVANLAYGEAKDGSKAVPEADDAELALFAQARRHLPKSVFDPERWKAAIGEAHWRRAVYVMNRGGRFEDFKKAFAEDGTVAHKYGKQINLYLEKQAGAKDAMTGQPYYPIAAYFPAYLDAKGQPIADAGEGYELNLLTHRIITMTKSRTISNYWLLNVQPENFIAVSTEDAKRLGLRDGQQVKVVSKSNPEGTWNLGNAKKPMIGKVKVVPGLRPGSVAFSLGYGHWAYGATDIEVNGQVVRGDPRRATGIHANAAMRVDPVLGDVTLSDLTGGSAVFYDTRVRLEPV, from the coding sequence ATGAAAAGCATCCAACGCCGCGACCTGCTCAAGCTGGGGGTGCTGGGGGGTGGGGCAGCCCTGCTGGGCAAACAGGCCGCCCAGACCCTCCAGGCCACAGCCGCCAACGTACCCTTCAGCTACCCCCTCCAGGAGGCCGAGAACATCCTTTACTCGGTCTGCTTGCAGTGCAACACCGGCTGTCCCATCAAGGTTAAGCTCTACGAGGGGGTGGCCGCCAAGATTGACGGCAACCCCATCACCCCCTGGACGCTGTACCCGCACCTGCCCTACAAAACCGGCCTCCAGGAGATGGCCCGGGTGGACGGGGCGCTGTGCCCCAAGGGACAGGCTGGCATTCAGTCGGTCTACGACCCCTACCGCATCCGCAAGGTGCTCAAGCGGGCTGGGCCCAGGGGCAGCGGCAAGTGGGTAGAAATCCCCTTCGAGCAGGCCATCCAGGAGATCGTGGAAGGGGGCCCAACGTTTGCCTCCATCGGCGATACCCGCAACTACCCCGGCCTCAAGGACTACTGGGCCCTGCGCGACCCCAAGGTCATGAAGGCCATGAGCAAGGCCGTGGACGCCATCTGGGCCGAGAAGGACAAGGCCAAAAAGAAAGCCCTGGTCGAGCAGTTCAAGGTAGAGTTCAAAGACTACCTGGACACCCTGATTGACCCCGACCACCCCGACCTCGGCCCCAAAAACAACCAGGTGGTCTTCAACTGGGGACGGCTCAAGGGCGGGCGTTCCGACTTTTTCAAGTGGTTCTTTGAACAGAGCTTCGGCACGGTTAACCTGCACGGCCACACCACGGTCTGCCAGGGCTCGCTCTACTTCACCGGAAAAGCCATGAGTGAGCAGCTCGATTTTGACGATAAGAAAGGCAAGTATGACTGGACCGGGGGCAAGAAGTTCTACTGGCAGGGCGATTTGAGCGGGGCCGAGTTTGCCATCTTCGTAGGCTCCAACGTCTACGAGGGCGGCTATGGCCCTCCGCTGCGGGTCAACCGCATCACCCAGGCCGTTGCCGAGGGCAAGCTCAAGTTTGTGGTGATTGACCCCCGCGCTCAGAAAGCCGTAGCCCACGCTGCGCGCTGGATCGCCCCCAAGCCCGGCACCGATGCGGCCATTGCGCTGGGCATGATTCGCTGGATTCTGGAGCAGGGCCGCTACGATGCCAAATACCTCTCGGCTGCCAACAAAGCCGCCGCCATGGCCGCGGGTGAACCCACCTGGAGCAATGCCACCTGGCTGGTCAAGCTCGATGAAAAGGGCTTCCCGGCCAAGCTGCTGCGGGCCAGCGACCTGGGGCTCCCCCCCTTGCGCAAAACCATTAAGGATGTAACCACCGACTTCGACCCACCCATCGCCCTGGTCAAGGGAGTGCCTACCCGCGTTGACCCGCAGAGCGAGGAGACCCCGGTAGTAGGTGACCTCTTCGTGAACACCACCCTGAACGGCATCCGGGTCAAGAGCGCCTTGCAGCTCATCCGTGAGGAGGCCAACAAAGAGAGCCTCGAGGGCTGGGCGCAGATTGCCGGCATCCAACCCGAGGACATTGCCTGGCTGGCCTACGAGTTCACCAACCACGGTAAGCGGGCCGCCATCGACATCCACCGGGGGGTCAGCCAGCACACCAACGGTTTCTACAACGTGCTGGCCTGGTACACCCTGGGCGCTTTGATCGGCAGCCACGACTGGCAAGGCGGGCTGGTACAGAACAGCACCTACGACGCGCTGGGCGAGAAGGCCGAAGGGCCCTTCTTCCTCAAAGAGCTTCACCCCAAGAAGCTTGCACCCTTTGGCATCTCCATCATTCGGCACGGTGTGAAGTACGAGAACACCACCCTCTTCGAGGGCTACCCGGCCAAGCGCCCCTGGTACTACAACGCCTCCGATGTGTACCAGGAGGTGCTGCCCTCGGCTGCCCAGGGCTATCCCTACCCCATCAAGATTCTCTTTCACTACATGGGCTCACCCGCCTATGCCCTGCCGGCCGGCCATACCCAGATCGAGGCCATGCTCGACCCCGACAAGATCGGGCTGATTGTGGCCTCGGATATCGTGGTGGGCGATACCTATGCTTTCGCCGACTACATCTTCCCCGACCTTTCGTACCTCGAGCGCTGGGAGTTCCATGGCTCCCACCCCAACGTCATCTGGAAGACCCAGCCCCTGCGCCAGCCCACCATTGCTCCCATCCCCGAGACCGTGCGGGTCTTCGGCGAGGAGATGCCCCTTTCGATGGAAGCTTTGCTGCTGGGGCTGGCCGAAAAGCTAGGCCTGCCCGGTTTTGGCGAACAGGGCTTCGCCAACGGCATGCCCTTCAAGCGGCCCGAGGACTTTTACCTGAAGATGGTGGCCAACCTGGCCTATGGCGAGGCCAAAGACGGCAGCAAGGCGGTGCCCGAGGCCGACGACGCCGAACTAGCGCTCTTCGCCCAGGCCCGCCGCCACCTGCCCAAGAGCGTCTTCGACCCAGAGCGCTGGAAGGCGGCCATCGGCGAGGCCCACTGGCGCCGGGCGGTGTATGTGATGAACCGGGGCGGGCGCTTCGAGGACTTCAAGAAAGCCTTCGCCGAGGACGGCACGGTAGCCCACAAGTACGGCAAGCAGATCAACCTGTACCTGGAAAAACAGGCCGGGGCCAAAGACGCCATGACCGGCCAACCCTACTACCCCATTGCAGCCTACTTCCCGGCCTACCTCGACGCGAAAGGCCAGCCGATTGCCGATGCGGGCGAAGGCTACGAGCTGAACCTGCTCACCCACCGCATCATCACCATGACCAAAAGCCGCACCATCTCCAACTACTGGCTGCTCAACGTGCAGCCGGAGAACTTCATCGCCGTTTCTACCGAGGACGCCAAGCGCCTGGGGCTGCGGGACGGGCAGCAGGTCAAGGTGGTATCCAAGAGCAACCCCGAGGGTACTTGGAACCTGGGCAACGCCAAAAAACCCATGATCGGCAAGGTCAAGGTAGTGCCCGGCCTGCGCCCCGGCAGCGTGGCCTTCTCGCTGGGCTACGGCCACTGGGCCTATGGCGCTACCGATATCGAGGTGAATGGGCAGGTGGTTCGCGGCGACCCCCGGCGGGCCACCGGCATCCATGCCAATGCGGCCATGCGGGTAGACCCGGTGCTGGGGGATGTCACCCTCTCCGACCTTACCGGCGGCAGTGCGGTTTTTTACGACACCAGGGTGCGGCTCGAGCCGGTCTAG
- a CDS encoding sulfite exporter TauE/SafE family protein — protein sequence MLVGGLLLLAVVSGMLGLGVAFAAVPFLSLFLPDLVHQVQPLSLLLNGVTALFAVFGFAQSGHVDWRKALLLGLVTTLFAPLGAWLVQRVQVQWVWWVYLAAVVYLAFNLFRPLKGTATRENFPLALALAAPISVLSGFLGVGPGFLLMPTLILTGHDPKKAAGINAFAVTPPSFSSFLPHLGTARLDPGLTLTLLVVGALGSYAGSRLTSLYVPPARIKQIFGVLIVLVTLYKVSQL from the coding sequence GTGCTGGTGGGTGGCTTGCTGTTGTTGGCGGTGGTCTCGGGGATGCTGGGGTTGGGGGTGGCCTTTGCGGCGGTGCCCTTTTTGTCGTTGTTCTTGCCCGACCTGGTGCACCAGGTACAACCCCTATCGCTGTTGCTCAACGGGGTCACGGCGCTGTTTGCGGTGTTTGGCTTTGCCCAAAGCGGCCACGTGGACTGGCGCAAGGCCCTGCTGCTGGGACTGGTGACCACTTTGTTTGCCCCTTTGGGGGCCTGGCTGGTGCAGCGGGTACAGGTGCAGTGGGTCTGGTGGGTCTACCTGGCAGCGGTGGTCTACCTGGCCTTCAACCTGTTTCGCCCGCTCAAGGGGACGGCTACCCGCGAGAACTTCCCACTGGCACTGGCCCTGGCCGCGCCCATCTCGGTGCTCTCGGGGTTCTTGGGCGTGGGGCCGGGCTTTTTGCTGATGCCCACCCTGATCCTTACAGGCCACGATCCCAAGAAGGCTGCCGGCATCAACGCCTTTGCGGTCACCCCCCCTTCCTTTTCCTCGTTTTTGCCCCACCTGGGCACTGCTCGGCTGGATCCCGGCCTCACCCTCACCCTGCTGGTGGTGGGGGCGCTAGGGTCTTATGCGGGCTCGAGGCTCACCAGCTTGTACGTGCCCCCCGCCCGCATCAAGCAGATCTTCGGGGTGCTGATCGTGTTGGTGACCTTGTATAAGGTCTCGCAGCTTTAG
- a CDS encoding OsmC family protein: MQTYHVKVERTDPQHARASVRDFTLELGARRADTEAGFNPVETLLSAAGACLLTGLQFVAQTSQIPLEGAWVELEATRQDKPPTLTQIRYRLHLKSPAPPERLERLLELAERNSTVLQTLAQAVRLEGSWEVAP, encoded by the coding sequence GTGCAAACTTACCACGTCAAGGTCGAGCGTACCGACCCCCAGCATGCGCGGGCCTCGGTACGGGACTTTACCCTGGAGCTGGGGGCCCGCCGGGCCGATACCGAGGCGGGTTTCAACCCCGTCGAGACCCTTTTATCGGCGGCGGGCGCCTGTCTGCTGACCGGCTTGCAGTTTGTGGCCCAGACCTCCCAGATTCCCCTGGAAGGCGCCTGGGTCGAACTCGAAGCAACCCGGCAAGACAAACCCCCCACCCTAACCCAGATTCGCTACCGCCTTCACCTTAAAAGCCCGGCCCCACCCGAACGCCTGGAGCGCCTGCTCGAGCTGGCAGAGCGCAACAGTACGGTGCTGCAAACGCTGGCCCAGGCCGTGCGGCTCGAGGGCTCCTGGGAGGTGGCGCCTTGA
- a CDS encoding DsrE family protein, with protein MKKVVIHIFHADESSLGAGSHVSERIRQVMQERGVDLEIYIFGPAEKALLNPELQDYNATVDGLIGAGVPVYTCLNTAKALGAEESLSRRGLRLAYARDKFVEYALEGATVISF; from the coding sequence ATGAAAAAAGTGGTGATTCATATCTTTCACGCCGACGAAAGCTCGCTTGGGGCCGGGTCGCATGTCTCGGAGCGGATTCGCCAGGTGATGCAGGAGCGGGGGGTAGATCTGGAAATCTACATCTTTGGCCCCGCCGAAAAAGCCCTCCTGAACCCCGAGTTGCAGGACTACAACGCTACCGTGGACGGGCTCATCGGAGCGGGTGTGCCGGTGTACACCTGCTTGAACACTGCCAAGGCCCTGGGGGCCGAAGAAAGCCTGAGCCGGCGGGGCCTACGGCTGGCCTATGCACGGGATAAGTTTGTGGAATATGCCCTCGAGGGCGCGACCGTCATCAGCTTTTAG
- a CDS encoding helix-turn-helix transcriptional regulator, translating to MLISTDIDITVRGFQALADPTRLRILQALEGGPRCVCQIQEDLPQVAPNLLSHHLRVLREAGLVHATKRGRWVDYSLNGVALEALRASIPHP from the coding sequence GTGCTTATTTCAACGGATATTGATATAACCGTGCGAGGTTTCCAGGCCCTCGCCGACCCCACCCGGCTGCGCATCCTGCAAGCGCTCGAGGGCGGCCCGCGCTGCGTCTGCCAGATCCAAGAAGACCTGCCCCAGGTTGCCCCCAATCTGCTCTCCCACCACCTGCGGGTGCTGCGCGAGGCCGGCCTAGTTCACGCAACCAAGCGGGGACGCTGGGTCGATTATTCGCTCAACGGTGTTGCGCTCGAGGCCCTGCGCGCGTCTATTCCCCATCCGTAG